A genomic stretch from Methanomicrobia archaeon includes:
- a CDS encoding adenylosuccinate lyase encodes MKEEIDFSLFSPTDYRYAVADLRAYLSDEAYVTYKAKIEAALAQVFESRGLLKHELCEEIVAATKAITAEEVYDEEQKTKHDIRALVNVIRSRVSDEAKPFVHLGATSYDIVDTANALRYRDAVLNVIIEDMLALERTWIKLARREKDTLQIGRTHGQHAEPITFGFALAQYVNRWGSSIERVKESSVNLVGKFSGAVGAYNATSLLIDDPEAFEQEVLALLNIKPAPISTQIVPPEPMADFVHAVISSFSVLANFCDDMRHLQRSELSEVMERVAAEQVGSSTMPHKRNPIGFESVKSLWKKFMPQTITMHLDQISEHQRDLTNSASQRYIQELLVAFDYCIRKLTQISERLEVDRERMQANFSRASDNIIAEPLYILLSYYGHPDAHEYVRKKSFQAYKEHKPLKELIEADPEIAEYLERFTSEQRESVFNPEKYTGKAAEKAEEIASYWEKKST; translated from the coding sequence ATGAAAGAAGAAATAGACTTCTCCTTATTCTCCCCTACCGATTACCGGTATGCCGTGGCTGATTTACGGGCTTACCTCTCCGATGAGGCGTACGTTACGTATAAAGCGAAGATAGAAGCGGCGCTTGCTCAAGTATTCGAGAGCAGAGGCCTGTTAAAGCACGAGTTGTGCGAGGAGATCGTGGCTGCTACGAAAGCAATCACCGCAGAAGAGGTATACGACGAGGAGCAGAAGACGAAGCACGACATCCGTGCGCTGGTTAACGTTATCAGGAGCAGGGTAAGCGACGAGGCGAAACCCTTCGTGCATCTCGGTGCGACCTCGTATGATATCGTGGATACTGCGAATGCGCTCCGATACAGAGACGCCGTGCTGAACGTCATTATTGAGGATATGCTCGCCCTTGAGCGAACGTGGATAAAGCTGGCACGGCGTGAGAAAGACACGCTTCAGATTGGGCGGACGCACGGCCAGCATGCCGAGCCGATCACCTTCGGGTTCGCACTCGCGCAGTACGTGAACCGCTGGGGTTCCTCGATAGAACGGGTGAAAGAATCGAGTGTGAACCTCGTCGGCAAATTCTCCGGTGCCGTCGGCGCGTATAATGCGACCTCTTTGTTAATCGACGATCCCGAAGCGTTTGAACAGGAAGTGCTCGCTCTGCTTAACATCAAACCTGCACCAATATCCACCCAGATCGTGCCGCCGGAGCCGATGGCTGATTTCGTTCATGCAGTTATCAGCAGCTTCTCGGTCCTGGCGAATTTCTGCGACGATATGCGGCACCTTCAGCGCAGTGAACTCAGCGAGGTGATGGAGCGCGTGGCGGCGGAGCAGGTCGGCTCGTCAACGATGCCGCACAAGCGAAACCCGATCGGGTTCGAGAGCGTGAAGAGCCTCTGGAAGAAGTTCATGCCGCAAACCATAACCATGCACCTCGATCAGATCTCCGAACATCAACGCGACCTCACAAACTCGGCATCGCAGCGCTACATCCAGGAACTCCTCGTAGCGTTTGACTACTGCATACGCAAGCTAACGCAAATTTCCGAGCGGTTAGAAGTGGATCGCGAGCGGATGCAGGCGAACTTTTCGCGAGCAAGTGATAACATTATTGCCGAGCCACTGTATATTCTGCTCTCGTACTACGGGCATCCGGACGCGCACGAATACGTGCGTAAAAAGAGCTTCCAGGCTTATAAAGAGCATAAACCGTTGAAAGAACTTATCGAGGCGGACCCCGAAATAGCGGAGTATTTAGAACGATTTACGAGCGAGCAGCGTGAGTCGGTGTTCAACCCAGAGAAGTACACGGGCAAAGCGGCGGAGAAGGCGGAGGAGATCGCGAGTTACTGGGAGAAGAAATCAACTTAA
- a CDS encoding NYN domain-containing protein, with protein sequence MGHIVTTGPTPSYRPVMIFIDGGYLRAEVKKVFGHDDINFASLALSLNGFILERLIHPELIRVYWYDAIVEPRDPKYDEQEEYFKYIRNNSNYEVKLGRLIKTKGNKPRQKGVDVLLAIDMITKAFLNHYEIALLLGGDDDYVDLIKSIKDLTGKRVYGAYFQDSVSERLVESFDRRLVLSEDVLKTFINYIESK encoded by the coding sequence ATGGGGCATATTGTCACAACGGGTCCAACTCCATCATATCGCCCTGTAATGATATTCATAGATGGAGGGTACCTTAGAGCGGAAGTTAAAAAGGTATTCGGCCACGATGACATAAATTTTGCTTCATTAGCTCTCAGCCTTAATGGGTTTATTCTGGAACGGCTCATCCATCCGGAATTAATTAGAGTTTATTGGTATGATGCAATAGTGGAGCCTAGAGATCCAAAGTATGACGAACAAGAGGAGTATTTCAAGTACATAAGAAATAACAGTAATTATGAGGTTAAACTTGGGCGATTGATAAAAACTAAAGGTAATAAACCTCGCCAAAAAGGTGTCGATGTCCTATTAGCAATCGATATGATAACAAAAGCATTTCTAAATCATTACGAAATTGCACTTCTTTTAGGAGGAGACGATGATTATGTTGATTTAATAAAATCGATAAAGGATTTAACAGGAAAGCGAGTTTACGGAGCATATTTTCAAGATAGTGTATCGGAAAGATTAGTTGAAAGCTTTGATAGGCGTTTAGTACTTTCAGAGGATGTTTTAAAGACGTTTATAAACTACATAGAATCCAAATGA
- a CDS encoding NAD(P)/FAD-dependent oxidoreductase: MNEDFYDVIIVGAGPAGLFAANELKDRWLGREGQKKRVLIIEKGKDVKERRCFVEEVGYCQHCKECNIMCGVGGSGTFSDGTLNLRPDVGGNLAEFCDNETAWQLVRDVDAVFLKYGMPDELYNGTEEDIEKLKRRAASVGASFIEINQRHIGSDKTQAVIEAFKDDLVAHGIEFMLNTHVVDLLIEAEEDGGKKRAKVCRGVITEAGDTIKGGCTLLTPGRVGATWVDKIIKKHGIDAEYVDIDVGVRVEVPAITMDPVTRINHDPKFHIRTKRYDDFTRTFCTNEHGFVVKEEYVDFIGVNGHSLKSKKSENTNFAFLVRVGLTEPVENTTRYGRSIAKLATTIGGGKPIIQRMGDLRRGRRSSWTSIKRNLVRNTLTDVTPGDISMALPHRITMDIIEGLEKLNEIIPGVASDSTLLYAPEIKFYAMRTKVDGNMETTVKKLFAAGDGTGLSRDIVNAAATGILAARGVMNLCG, from the coding sequence ATGAACGAGGATTTTTATGATGTTATTATAGTTGGAGCAGGCCCTGCAGGCTTATTCGCGGCGAACGAGCTGAAAGATAGATGGCTAGGGCGTGAAGGCCAGAAGAAACGAGTTTTGATCATCGAGAAGGGCAAGGACGTCAAGGAGAGACGGTGCTTTGTGGAAGAGGTCGGCTATTGTCAGCACTGTAAGGAATGCAACATCATGTGCGGCGTAGGCGGTTCCGGAACGTTCTCCGACGGCACGCTCAATCTCCGACCGGATGTTGGTGGTAACCTTGCCGAATTCTGCGATAACGAAACTGCATGGCAGCTCGTGAGGGATGTGGATGCGGTCTTCCTCAAGTACGGTATGCCGGACGAGCTTTATAACGGTACTGAGGAGGATATAGAGAAGCTGAAGAGGCGAGCCGCTTCGGTCGGCGCGAGTTTTATCGAGATCAATCAGAGGCATATCGGGTCTGACAAAACGCAAGCAGTGATAGAAGCGTTTAAAGACGATTTGGTTGCGCACGGCATCGAGTTTATGCTCAATACGCACGTCGTTGACCTGCTTATAGAAGCGGAAGAAGACGGGGGAAAGAAAAGGGCAAAGGTATGCCGGGGCGTGATAACCGAGGCCGGCGATACAATAAAGGGCGGATGCACGCTCTTAACGCCCGGGCGAGTGGGTGCGACCTGGGTCGATAAAATCATCAAGAAGCATGGAATCGACGCGGAATACGTGGATATTGACGTTGGTGTGCGGGTAGAGGTGCCGGCGATCACCATGGATCCGGTGACGAGAATAAACCACGACCCGAAGTTCCATATACGGACAAAGCGGTACGACGATTTCACACGGACGTTCTGTACCAACGAGCACGGTTTCGTGGTTAAAGAGGAGTACGTAGATTTTATCGGTGTAAACGGTCATTCGTTGAAGTCCAAGAAGTCAGAGAACACTAATTTCGCGTTCCTCGTGCGAGTCGGGCTGACGGAACCGGTAGAAAATACTACACGGTACGGACGGTCGATCGCGAAGTTGGCGACCACGATCGGCGGTGGAAAGCCGATAATACAGCGAATGGGCGATTTACGACGCGGGAGAAGGTCCTCATGGACGAGTATAAAGCGGAATTTAGTGCGGAATACACTCACGGATGTAACGCCCGGCGATATTTCCATGGCGCTGCCGCATCGAATCACGATGGACATTATAGAAGGGCTGGAGAAGCTGAATGAGATCATCCCAGGCGTCGCGTCGGATTCGACGCTGCTCTACGCGCCGGAGATAAAGTTCTACGCGATGCGGACGAAAGTGGATGGGAATATGGAGACGACGGTGAAAAAGCTCTTTGCCGCGGGAGACGGTACCGGACTGTCCCGAGACATCGTTAACGCAGCGGCTACGGGCATACTCGCGGCGCGAGGCGTGATGAACCTCTGCGGGTGA
- a CDS encoding DUF131 domain-containing protein — protein MKLITVGFLIVFIGMLVILAGVFSITYQSWKTGGMEKPEPSVRGGGVIMIGPIPIIFGSDLGAVKVVILLAIALMILAFLLFYLPLWRV, from the coding sequence ATGAAACTCATTACTGTAGGGTTCCTGATCGTGTTCATAGGGATGCTGGTCATCCTTGCTGGGGTGTTCAGCATAACGTATCAGAGCTGGAAGACAGGAGGCATGGAGAAACCAGAACCCAGCGTGCGTGGCGGCGGCGTCATTATGATCGGACCGATCCCCATCATTTTTGGCTCGGATCTTGGCGCGGTAAAAGTAGTGATACTCTTAGCGATCGCGTTGATGATACTGGCGTTTCTGCTCTTTTATCTGCCGCTGTGGCGGGTGTAG